aaaaaaaagagaagacaaCTGTTTTGCAAAACAACCGACTCGCATCTTTCTATCCTCATCAGTGGCCAATGGCCATGCATAATAAGTTCAAGCTCAGAATAAAATTGGAGAAAGCATAGTGCAACAGAATAACTCTATGCTTGACCATGTCTCCATGGAATCCACCAGCCTTCCAGAATCCAGGCTTTTGAAACAATATCTGGCCCGAATTAATGccaatttgtgtgtcaactgtATTGAATAATCCAGATTTTATTTCATTCTATACACAAATTGGCATTAATTCGGGCCAGATATTCTTTCAAAAGCCTGGATTTGGCTAATCTGGAAAGCAGGTGGGTTTAATGACAGCAGGCAACCATTATGAAGGCTGGATTTGGCTAATCCGGAAAATTTGGCTTCGATTTGCAATAAACAAGCAATAGACAAGTTTGTACGCAATTACACAATGTAATTGCAATGAGCTTGTGGCACAAGTGTTTAAGTTTGCACTCTCACATCATGTGTTCAAATCCTCATTCCCTTATTTATTTgggatgtgttatccacacaccccattttacttctcacacaacccttgataatttctgtctgttaattttcttcaattcatccgatttgacaaccaaaaattaaaaaggtgtgtgagaagtaaaacagggtatatggatatcacaccccttttatttatttaaaacctTGATGCTACGTGGATGATTTTATTGAAATATCCAAAAGAAGTTACACCTAGTAGGGGGATATAAATTTTACTCCTcataaaagatagaaaaaaatcaaacatagaGTTGGGGGCATAAACTTAACCACACTcttgaaaagaaacaaaacatacaAGCAAGGGAAATCTGAAACCTAACCCCCTCTCAAACAAAGCCTAACTAATAGGTAAGAACCTGTAGTGCAAAACACTATAAGCAAATGATTaggaaaacaaaaccaaaatcaagAAGGTGATACAAAATTGTAAGCCGGGATTCCTAAAAATTTGACTACAGACATGGAATAATTGGCAAGGGCGGTGTGCGATGCCAAACGATTGTCGAGGAGAGTGGCCCTATGTTAGCTAATCGACCAGCAATATATAACATTCCCTTCCTGAAAAATACGAGAGcaaacgaaaaaccatattctGTAGAAGAGAAAGACAAATTTTCCAGCGAATCTGTAGCGGACAAAGAGGGCAAAAAACCCCTTGAAAtaaaacaagcaatcatgttggaagAATCACTTTGAAGCCACAAATTTTTCCAACTCCGCGCACATGCCAACTCAACAACGAGGATGACAGCATTAAGCATGCATAGAAAGAGatggtgtgctatccacacatccatttttacttctctcacaccccttgttaatttttgtcatttgatattcttcaattcatctgattcgacggtcaaaaattaaaagagtgtGCGAGAAATAAAAGTGAgtgtgtagatatcacatcCCTAGAAAGAAGTATGGTgtccaaaaccctagaaaaaacAGTCGCCAATAAAATAACCAGAAGAATCTTGGAAGACCCCACCATACACTGCTAGACCTAGATTACCCTTAGCAAGACTATCATGTGTTCACCTTAATCCATGAATAGGGAGGAAGATGCCAAATCAGCCCTCCCTAATACGGTTTgtatcgaaaaaaaaaattacaaaacctaTTTATATTTCGCAAAGGGAAATGTAAGTGTGCACAATTCTGCTGGGTTTTGAAGTTAATAGTTCAAAAATGGACAAGAGTTTAGCATAGGAGTTTTGGGTCCTTGCCAAACCTAGAATAATTAACTACAATAACTCGTAGTAGAAAACAAGAGTTTTAATCTTTTTATCAGAAGCCTGAATTTTCATTATTTGAATGAGTTCCATACACAACCATTTCTGAGTGTAACACTTGATCTTGCGAACTCTAAACCTGATgtcaagaaagtgcaatttttGGTAGTATGGTCATGTGTTGGGCGTGCAGCTCGGGTGAATtaaggtctttttttttttgggacaaaACGAGAATCTAAACTACCTTAAGTTACAGAGAGGTGCTTAAATAAGGGGTGAATGAATAACAGGACAAGGCCGGCAGAACCTTCTTATTACACGGGTTGTTAATTGGTTTTCTTGCTAAATAAAACTGTTAATTTGTTAAACTCGTTTAACGATTTAACCTGTTTAATTAACGCAAagtgtttcaaaaaaaaattgttctccAAATGGTCCATTTCATAAGCAAGTTTTCGTGGCTCATTTTCTAGTCATGCAGATTAACTTGAGTTGAGACAAAagcatttatttaaaaaaaaaaaaaaaaaacagagacaaAAGCATTTATCTTCAATTCAAACCAGAATCACTATTGTTATCTTTTTCGAGTTGATCATCCCTAGTTGTGTTAAACAGATCCAAAATACTTGTAGTTTGATTGTTAATGTCAGTCTCTtcttatttcttaattttgagCTAGTTTTAATTAACagaaaaaagtaaataaaaatggAAGATAAGAAATGGATTTTCATTGCTTTTTATTCCTCAAAACCCATTAAAAGTCTAAATCTTTATTATTACTCATGTACCATGTTCTGAACATATGCAGACACTTCTGATCATCCCAAGTTGTGAACATATGCATAAACAACAATTGGACTTCTAACACTGTAAATACCATCTGACCAAACCAGTGATCCAGATACCTGTGATTGATTTCGCACGCCGCTTCCAACAATGGTTACATCAAAATCCTTCTCCTCATTCAAGGAGTCGAACGATAGAACCTCAGGCACTACTTTGATATCCACTTTCGAATCCGAGAGGATTTTGGCCTCGAAAGTGGAGTTTGCGAGACCAACATTTTAAACTCTTCTGTGAAAATTAATCGAAAGAGGTTTCAATGGTTCAACTTGAGCTCCCATTGAAGGGTAGTTGTGGTCCTTTACAAATCCTTTAGCAGTTGGGCATGTGCTGTTATCTCCAGATATTTTTCTAACTGTGCCTTCATCATAGATTGTGCACAGCAACTTTATGTAATCTTCTTCAGAAGCATCATTATTGATTTTCAAGGTTTGTATATTTCTCATAAACTTTACAAGAGAGAGAACTAAGCTCTTATAAAGAGCCAGAGAACATATTACAAGATAGAGGACTTTTACCACTATCCACCACATGGTTTCTGCCCTAAGAAACCGTACACACCAAGGATTGAACAAATAACAATACACAATTAAGCAAATCCCAGATTTTAGGGAGAAATattgacaaaaagaaaagtatgATTGAACAAGAAGTGAGATGACAAGTTGGAAAGTTGTAGCCATCACTTTAACCCTTGTAGCCATCACTTTAACCCATAACTTAGCTATAGTGATGATTACAACCCATACTTGTGACTTTGATCTATTTCAATCATAGACTAGCCCCGGATTAATAGCATTTACAGGATGTTGgaaattcaaatcaaaacaGGTTGTAAATGGCAGCTGCTAGCTGTTAGTTTCTTTACATGTTGTATTCACACTTGCTGCAACTACAAAGACTAAAGTTTCCTCCATGTGCCAGCTGAAAGTGTGTTGAAAGACAGCAGCTGTGTGCTGCCATGTGATGTGCTAGCCGAAACTATGTTGATTGCAAGCTAGAAAGATAGCTGCATGTGTGTGCTAGACTGTCCAAAGTCCATATGATCTGTTTGTATGTGTTgttgtgtttattttattaaaagcacTTAAGTACTCCTTCTTTTCTGCTTGTATAAATAAGCAGCCTGTAAGGCTTTAGGAATATAAGTCTCTGATTTGTCATTCCATTTCAGAAGTGTGTTTGCAAACTGTTTTAAATATATCAAAGTGCATTGTTTGCCGAAGCTTGTAGCTTCCCTCCTTTCTCTATTTCtttgtccaattttattgagagtgcaaagtgagaggtgtgatagagtttgtaaacttatcacCCACATATTTTGGTATTGAGTTAGTAAACTTTTCAAtaccaacaattggtatcagagccagaatACCATTCTGGCAGGTGCAGCAGTTATGGCATCCAACTTAGTGCAGCTCCAAGTTCCcacattgaagaaagaaaattatgaaagatGGTGCAtccaattcaaagcattgtttggaTCACAAGAGCTATGGGAAGTTGTCAGTAGTGGGTATGTTGTACCCACTACCGAGCAAGAAGCCACATATACTGCAAATCAAAGGAACACTCTCAAGGATTTACGAAAGAAGGACCAAAAGGCGCTGTATTTTCTATACCAAGGTCTGGAAGATTCAACGTTCGAAAAGGTTGCAGAAGCAACAACGAGCAAGCAAGTATGGGACACACTCAGTATAATCTACAAAGGAGTAGATCGAGTCAAGAAAGTGAGGTTACAGTCACTTCGAGCAGATTTTGAAACAGCTCACATGAATGAAGGGGAGAGCATATCCGACTATCACTCAAGGCTCATTGTGATAGTAAATCAGATGAGGAGAAATGGCGAGAGACTCGATGAAGTACGAGTTATGGAGAAGATACTCCGGTCACTCACATCTAAGTTTGAGCATGTGGTGACTGCCATTGAGGAATCCAAGGATTTGGAGGCGATGAGCGTAGAGGAGCTACTAGGATCCCTCATAGTTCACGAGCAACGCATTCAGAAGAATGCAAGCCCCATAACGCTAGAGCAAGCTTTGGAGTCAAAGTTGAATATTGACAAACCAAATGGAGGTCGTGGGCAGTGGAACTCACGTCGTGGGAGTTCATCCAACCATAGCCGAGGACGAGCCCGAGGAAGAGGTCGAGGCTATGCACAAAACCGAGGTTAATCTCAAGAGTGGAAATCAACTCGAGGAAAGACGCATATCCAGTGTCACAGTTGCAAGCAATATGGACATTATGCCAATGAATGTTCATATAAAAATGGTGAGCATGTCAACATGGCAGAATCAAGTGGAAATGCTGGTGAGGAATTTACAGTCTTACTAGCACACCATGATATCAGTAGCCAACAAGATGTTTGGTATTTAGACTCTGGTGCAAGCAACCACATGTGTGGAAAGAAAGAGTTTTTTGTCGAACTCAAAGATGGGCCTTATGGATCTGTGAGTCTTGGTGACTCCTCAAAGTTGCCAGTTGAAGGCAAAGGAAAGATCAAAATCATCCAGAAGGATGGTAAAGAAGAATACATCTCCGATACCTACTACATACCAGGTATGAAGAGCAACATTCTGAGTATTGGTCAACTGCTCCAGAAAGGGTATGTTATACATATGGAGGATATGTTTCTCACTCTCAGGAATGCAAGGAGAAAGCTTATTGCACGTGTTCAAATGTCAAAAAACCGAATGTTCCCGTTGAAGTTGAACACAAAGATTGGGAGTTGCAACATCGGTGTAATGGAAGATGAGTCATGGAAATGGCATCTTCGATTTTGCCATCTTCATTTCAATGGCCTAAAGTTGTTGTCAAGTGGAGGAATGGTTCGTGGTCTACCCCAGATTGAAGCCACACGCCAAgtatgtgaaggttgtgtgCTTGGTAAGTAAGCACGACTATCATTCCATGTTGGTGATACATGGAGAGCAAAGGCACCACTGCAGATGGTACACACGGATATATGTGGTCCATTGGATCCTATGTCTTATGGAGGTAATAGGTATTTTATTACTTTCATTGATAATTTTAGTAGGAAGAATTGGGTTTATTTTCTCAAGGAGAAGTCGACTGCCCTAAAAATCTTCAAGGAGTTCAAAGCACTCACAGAGGTTGAAAGCAACCACAAGCTTGTGGCTGTGAGATCAGATAGAGGTGGAGAGTACACCTCCAATGCTTTCCAAGCATACTGCAAGGAGCAAGGAATTAGGCATCAACTGACTGCTGCCTATACCCCACAGCAAAATGGGATAGCTGAAAGAAAGAATCGAACCATCCTTGACATGACAAGGTCCATGCTTAAAGAGAAGAATTTGCCAAAAGAATTGTGGGCAGAAGTTGTAGCTTGTTCGATTTATTTGTTGAATCGATGTCCAACAAAGAGTGTCAAGAGGATGACACCACAAGAGGCTTGGAGTGGATACAAGCCGAGTGTTGCACAcctaagagtttttgggtgtgTTGCATATGCTCAAGTTCCAGAAGCCAAGAGAAGGAAACTTGATGATCGAGGTGAgaagtgtgtgtttgtgggctATAGTGAAGAGTCCAAGGCATACAAGCTCTACAGCCCACTAACTGGCAAACTAGTGGTTAGTAGAGATGTCATCTTCAGTGAGGAATAGGCATGGAAGTGGAACAACAAAAAGAAGTCAATAAAGAGAAGATTGTCTCCACTGATTTTGAAGAACCAGAAGTTGTACCACCTGTTGAGCAACAACCTGCTCAAACAAACACAACAACTCCATTGCACAGAACTGCAAGGAGTGGTCCTACATCCAGTGAAGAAAACAGCTCCTCAACTCCAGTGAGGCTAAGAAGTCTTACCGAGATATatggacaagaagaagaagaagaaaccaacCTTTTCTGCTTGTATGCAGACCACGAGCCTCTCTCATTCAATGAAGCTGTGGAAGAAGATCGTTGGAGAatagccatggaggaagaaatcCATGCTATCGAGAAGAATGACACTTGGGAGTTGACAAAGCTCCCACCAAATCAGAAGGCTATTGGTGTCAAGTGGGTGTACAAGATCAAACGCACTGCAGATGGGAGTGTGGATCGATACAAATCAAGGCTTGTAGCAAAGGGCTACAAACAGAAGTATGGAGTGGACTATGATGAAGTCTATGCTCCAGTTGCAAGACTTGGCACGGTAAGATTGCTAATCTCTCTTGCCGCTCATCATAAATGGAAAATTTATCAACTAGATGTCAAGTCAGCCTTCCTTAATGGAGTACTTGAGGAAGAAGTATACGTGGAACAACCAGAAGGCTTCCAagtacaaggagaagaagataaGATGTATCGTTTGAAGAAAGCTTTGTATGGCCTTAAGTAAGCACCACGAGCTTGGAATTCAAGGATTGACAACTACTTTCACCAAAATGGATTTCAGAAATGTCCATATGAGCATTCAGTTTACATGAAGAATGGTGCAAAAGGGGAGTTCTTAATTATTTGTCTCTATGTAGATGACTTGTTGTTTACAGGAAACAATGAAGCAATGTTCTGTGAGTTCAAGCAATCCATGTTCAGTGAATTCGAGATGACTGACAATGGATTAATGTCATACTTTCTTGGCATAGAGGTGAAGCAAGAAAGTGACGGTATCTACATCTCTCAACAAAAGTACATGAGAGATATATTGGAGAAATTCAATATGGATAAGTGCAATATTGTCAACACTCCAGTTGCAACTGGATTGAAGCTGTCTAAGGAAGGAGAAGGTGAGTTTGTAAACTCAACCGTGTACAAAAGCTTGGTTGGTAGCCTAAGGTACCTTACAATCACAAGACCTGATATAGTTTATGGTGTTGGACTCGTGAGTCGATACATGGAAACACCAAGGGAGTCTCATTAGCTGGCTGCCAAGAGAATTTTGAGGTACATAAGAGGTACTCTAAACTATGgtctattttataattttggtgaagatgcaaaattatttggTTATTCAGATAGTGATTGGGGAGGTGACCAAGATGAAAGGAAAAGCACAACTGGCTATGTGTTTTTTCTAGGATCAACAACTTTCTCATGGACTTCAAAGAAGCAATCAATTGTTGCTTTGTCATCATGTGAAGCCGAGTATGTTGCTGTAGCCTCAACAGTGTGTGAggcaatttggttaagaaatctaTTGAAGTCAGTGTGTCATCCACAAGTGGAATCGACTGTGATTCATGTGGATAACATGTCTGCAATCAAGCTTGCAAAGAATCCTGTTCAACATGGAAGGAGTAAGCACATTGATACCAGGTTCCATTTTCTAAGGGACCATGTAAAGCAAAAGACAATCGAACTTGTCTATTGTCACACGAAGGAACAAGTGGCAGACATCTTCACTAAGCCACTACCAGTTGAATCATTCCGGCTGCTACGTGAAATGCTAGGAATGAAGGCGTTTTGATTTGAGGAGGTGTGTTGgaaattcaaatcaaaacaGGTTATAAATGGCAGCTGCTAGCTGTTAGTTTCTTTACAGGTTGTATTCACACTTGCTGCAACTACAAAGACTAAAGTTTCCTCCATGTGCCAGCTGAAAGTGTGTTGAAAGACAGCAGCTGTGTGCTGCCATGTGATGTGCTAGCCGAAACTATGTTGATTGCAAGCTAGAAAGATAGCTGCATGTGTGTGCTAGACTGTCCAAAGTCCATATGATCTGTTTGTATGTGTTgttgtgtttattttattaaaagcacTTAAGTACTCCTTCTTTTCTGCTTGTATAAATAAGCAGCCCGTAAGGCTTTAGGAATATAAGTCTCTGATTTGTCATTCCATTTCAGAAGTGTGTTTGCAAACTGTTTTAAATATATCAAAGTGCATTGTTTGCCGAAGCTTGTAGCTTCCCTCCTTTCTCTATTTCtttgtccaattttattgagagtgcaaagtgagaggtgtgatagagtttgtaaacttatcacCCACATATTTTGGTATTGAGTTAGTAAACTTTTCAATACCAACACAGGATTTATATGTCCGGATCCATAAGCAAATGCACCAATTGAAATATCGTTGTCCGTATCGTTCATGGGCCAAGCTACATGCATAATAAAGGATTTAATACCGTAGTTAAGAATTCAAAATGAGACTTATTATGAAGCAAAAGAAATTATGAAGACATTACCAGTTGTCATAAGAGATGATTTGATAGCTGCAGCAGACCAATCAGGGTGGAATGCTTTAACATATGCGGCTACCCCTGCAGCGTGGGGGCAAGCAATGGAGGTACCAGATGCTAGATTGTATTTTGCATGCCTCTTATCACCCGGAAAGTCGGTGATAGGAAGAACAGGTGGAAACGCAGCCAAAATTTCATACCCCGGGGCACTTATATCCGGCTGAAACACATTAGGGCACTGTAATTTTTAATACTATATTTATAATTTATGAGATATTTATGATATAAAACAGAAGGTGACACAAAACATATACCTTGACTAAATCGGGTAATATTCCATTAGGTCCACGTGATGAGAAGAACAGGACTGTAGGTGCAGCAGGATCTTTTGTGGCTTCACTTTTAACTTAAGTATGTTTCCTTGAGGATCTCTATAAAATAACAGAAGCACTCAATCATTGAAAGAGAGCAAATATGACAAGACGGTTGCTTGTTCGTATCCAAAAGAATCTGTACCTGGTGGAATTCATGTAGGATCTGACAACATTatactcttctttctttaaaggTGCTGAGGCTAATGTGGGAATAACGGCAATATTAACTTCAAATGGATTAAATAAAATTGAACCAAGCGCACCAGCCGTGTTTGCCCCTATAACTCCAGTGACGTTATCGCATACCACTATCTTTCCCTTAACTAAATCATCTACCAGGCAACCCTCTTTACATTGTCTGAAATGCAACAAGAAGTCAGTAGTTGCTTAACAATTCATTTACGTCAttttaatttaagaaatgaCACAAGAATCACCTAGCGTCATCTTCGGTGCAATTTTTCGTTGCAGCATCTTTTCAGTATATCAGAGGAAAACTTGTTCCATTTAATGTGAACATGTTAATCCAGTCATCCCCCTGTTAGAGTGaagacaattaaaaaaatataacagaaaatcataaaaaaaatagacaagtatatactaaaaaaattatttcgaGGATACAGGACGTTGTTGATGACATACAGCTACTGTCTTTCCATTGCCAATAACAACCTTGTCCACAAAAAGCCGATCAATGTTACTTGCTGCCACTGTCAATATCCATGGTGCTACACTGGTCACAGAAGCAATAGATGGGCCCAAGTTGCCTCCAGCCTGCGAAACCAGTATCCCTTTTTTCATTGCATGAAAGGCACCAATTGCAACAACGTCCTGATGAATCAAAGTTAGCCAGTCGGATGAAAGTGAAATAGAAATAATGTTGACTCCATCAGCAATAGCATCATCGTAAGCAGCCAATATATTGTGATCTCTGCATGGATCACAGACTTTATATGCAACAAGTCTCGAAGCAGGAACACCTCCTCTTGCAGTGCCGTTTGCTAGTCCATAAAAGGTTACATCCTTAACAGCACTGCCTGCCACTGTGGACGAAGTGTGAGTTCCATGACCTATATCATCCCTTGCAGACTCTGATGTGTAATATCGAGCTCCAATGAGCTTGCTGCAAAATAAGTACTTCATAATATTGATGTCATCTTCGTAACTACAAAGCTAAAACcattattataaaaaataaaaataaaaaatcttcaacttgttattttgttttaattccTTTAAAAATTAGTTagcaaaaaaaaccaaaaaaaaaaaaaaagtttggagTCCCCAGAGTTTTTAAATTAGTTACAAAAATAGCCCACCAAAGTGGTAGTGCCAATACCACATCATATTAACCAAATTATTTGGTATTTTAGCATGGTAATGGTAACAAATTTTGCCATACCAAACGTTTGGTATGGTAATTGCTATGGGGGTTTTAGTACAGTTAATGTACCAAACCCAGCCTTTAAATTTGGTAGTGCCCTTGGACAGGATTGATTCCCAAATAATTTTGTTTCTATCTGTTTACTCTTTCTGTCAGGAATAATAGCTGAAAGAAACTATCAGTTGCCTGATGCACAACGAAGTACCTACAAAAGATTCTAAATGTAAGTGATGCTACATAAGAGATCATACTTATTGCAAGTGAAATTTTTTCCGCCGTCACAAACACCTTTCCAATGCTTTGGAGCGGGACCTAGACCTTCATCTTTAAAGCTCTCAGATTCAGGCCAGACTCCAGAGTCAAACAAAGCAACAATAACATCACTCtgaagttgggaagaatttcGACTGGCTATTTCAGTTAAACCCATAAAGTCCCAAGATCTTGTTGTTTGACGTTGGAACATTCGGCTTGGAAAGACATAGACTAATTCCTTCATGTCTACAATCCACAGTTAAATAACATGATAAATTCTCAAATCAAACCatattattcttttcaaatgcTAAAACAAGTATCTCAGAGCACTCACTCGCAATttttgttaggaatgtcggta
This window of the Malus domestica chromosome 03, GDT2T_hap1 genome carries:
- the LOC103430125 gene encoding subtilisin-like protease SBT4.3, producing MMQVYIVYMGSLPDGDPAYSPLAHHLSILHGVVQDGSPENLLVRSYKRSFNGFAARLTHQESEKIVDMKELVYVFPSRMFQRQTTRSWDFMGLTEIASRNSSQLQSDVIVALFDSGVWPESESFKDEGLGPAPKHWKGVCDGGKNFTCNNKLIGARYYTSESARDDIGHGTHTSSTVAGSAVKDVTFYGLANGTARGGVPASRLVAYKVCDPCRDHNILAAYDDAIADGVNIISISLSSDWLTLIHQDVVAIGAFHAMKKGILVSQAGGNLGPSIASVTSVAPWILTVAASNIDRLFVDKVVIGNGKTVAGDDWINIQCKEGCLVDDLVKGKIVVCDNVTGVIGANTAGALGSILFNPFEVNIAVIPTLASAPLKKEEYNVVRSYMNSTRDPQGNILKLKVKPQKILLHLQSCSSHHCPNVFQPDISAPGYEILAAFPPVLPITDFPGDKRHAKYNLASGTSIACPHAAGVAAYVKAFHPDWSAAAIKSSLMTTGNVFIISFAS